In Gemmatimonadota bacterium, the sequence TCATGGCGAGCGCCACGCGGGCGAGCTCGCCGCCGGAGAGGGACCCGGCCCGGCGCAGGGTGGTGTCGCCGGAGAAGTCGAAGCGGCCGAGGTGGTCCATCACCTGGCCCCGGGTCCAGGAGGGGCGGAGGTCGTGGACGATGTCGAAGAGGCTCTTGTCGCGCGGCACCTGGGCCAGGTCCTGGCGGTAGACCTCGACCTCGGTGGCGTCGCCGATGCGCACGCTGCCGGCGTCGGCGGGGCGGTCGCCGAGCAGGGTGGCCAGCAGGGTGCTCTTGCCGGCGCCGTTGGGGCCGACCAGCCCCACGACGTCGCCACGGCGGAGCACGGCGCTGAAGCCGTCGAGCAGGACGCGGTCGCCCACCTTCACCCGGAGCTTGTCGGCCAGCAGCACCTGGTCGCCGCCGCGGCCGCTGCTCCGGAAGCGCACCGCCATGGTGTCGAGGTCGTCGGGGGGCGGGGAGAGCCGCGCCACCCGGGCGAGCTTGCGGCGGCGGCCCTTGGCCTGGCTGGTCTTCTGGCCGGCGATGTTGCGCCGGATGAAGTCCTCCTCCTTGGCGATGACCCGGGCCTGCTTCTGGTAGGCGCGGTCCTGCGCCATGCGCCGCTCCGCGCGCTGGGCCACGAAGCTGCTGTAGTTGCCGCGGTAGGTGAAGCCGGTGCCGGACTCGAGGTGGAGGATGTGGTCGGCCACCTGGTCGAGGAAGGCGCGGTCGTGGCTGATGATGATCGCCGCGGCGTCGAGGCCGCGGAGGTGATCCACCAGCCACTCGGTGGTCTCGAGGTCCAGGTGATTGGTGGGCTCGTCGAGGAGCAGCACGTCGGCGGGGCGCACCAGCTGGCTGGCGAGGCCCAGGCGGCCCCGCTCGCCGCCGCTCAGCGAGGCGAGCGCCTGGTGGTGCGCCGCGTCGGGGTCGAAGCCCAGGCCGTGGAGCACCGCGGCCACCCGCGCCTGCACCTCGTAGCCCCCCTCGCGCTGGAAGCGCTCGAGGTCGCGGTCGTAGCGGGCCAGGTCGTCGTCGGTGACGGCGTCGCCCCGCTCGCTCATGCGGTGGGCCTGCTCCTGCAGCGAGTGCTCCAGCGCGAGCAGCGGGCGGAACGCCGCGCAGGCCGCCTCCCACACGGTCTCGGCCCCGGCAAAGTCGCGGTGCTGGTCGAGCAGGGCGATCCGCAGCCCCGGCGCGCGCGCCACCCCGCCCTTCGCGGGCTGCAGGTCGCCGGTGATGGCGCGGAACAGCGAGGTCTTGCCGCCGCCGTTGCGGCCGATCAGGCCCCACCGCTCCCCCCGGCTCACCACGCAGGTGATGTCGGTCAGGAGCGGGTCGGCGCCATACTGGATGGCCACGCCACCGAGGGAGAGGAGGGTCACGGAGGCCGAAGGTAATGACGGCCTCCGTGGCGTGGCTAGCGGGCACCCTCCAGCGGGGCCGGCAGGTGCAGCAGCCAGAGCTCGTTTCCGACCACCCCGCCGCCTGCCCCCCGCTTGGGTCCGAGACCGCCCCGGCCGTCGGCGTCGACGCCGAAGTCGTCGTCGTTGACCAGCGCGAGGGTCCGGGCGTCGACCACCACCAGCCCCTCCGGCTTGTCGTACGGGTAGGCGATGGCGGGATCGAGCAGATCCACCAGCGGGGCCTTCCGCACCGGGACGATCCCGGCGGCGGCGAGGCTGTCGGCGTCGAGCTCCTCGAGGGTGCGCCCGCCGAAGAGGCGGCCGCGCGGCCCGTCGGCCGGATCGCTCACGTCGGTGGCGCCGGCCAGGTCCACCTGCACGATCCGCAGGAATCGCGCGGGATCGGTGGCGTGGCCCGGCACCTTGCCGTCGATCTCCACCACGAGGAAGCGGGTGGCGGAGACCGCCGCGATCTCGGTGATCCGGTGCCCCGGCGCCTCGAGGAGGTACACCAGCTGGCGGCTGGTGCCGCTCCGGGTGTCGAACATCACCAGGCGCAGGGCACGCGAGCGGCGGCCGGCGGCCTTCGGGTTGTCGAGCGGACCCTGCATCAGCCCCGCCAGGGTGGCCGACCCGGGCACCAGGGCCAGGCCCTCCATGCCGCGGTTGGACCGCCGGGCGGCGAGCACGGCGGGCAGGTGACGCCCCGCCCCCGCGAAGGGACCGATCCGCTCCCGCACCGTCCCGTCGGGGCCGACGTGCAGCAGCGATGGCCGGTACTCCTCGGAGACCCAGAAGCTGCCGTCCGGGAGCACCGCCAGCCCCTCGGTGTCCACCCCGTTCGAATCGGGCGGCAACTGCGCGCCGTCCACCCCGACCGCCACCTCGCCGCTGGCGCCCATGCCCTTGGGCGTGGGCAGCCCCGAGAGCGGCCGGCCATCGGGCAGGTGCAGCGCGATGCGCCGCACCGGCTCGAGCGCGCCGTCGCGCCAGCGGAATGCCCCGATGGTCGGGGCGTATCCGGGCTGCGCGAAGAGCTTGTGGTCCTCGGTGGGGAGGTCGACGTTCGGCCCGCGGTCGGTCAGGAAGTACCAGGCGCCACCGGCGACGGCGAGCGCGGAGCCGAAGCCCCCCTGCCCCACCGGCACGCCGGCGACGGTGGTGAGTTCGGCCACGCGGGGCACCGGGACCCGCCGGGCGCCGGCGTCTGGCACGGGGGGAATGGCAGGCACGGGGGCGCAGGCCGCCACCAGGGGCAGCAGGGCGGCGATTCGGGCGTGGGATCGGGCCACGGGAGCTCGTCTCGGCGTGAAGGAGAGGGGAGAGTCGCCGGGCCGGGTCACGATCTGGTGACGTGACGGTATCAGCCCGCGCGGAGGCGGCGGCCCGGGGGGTAGGGGAAGATATCGACCACCTCGCCCCGCTCGGCCAGCTGCTGCATGTGGCGCCAGTACGCCACGGTGAGCAGGTCGCCGTGGGCGCGCAGGAACGCCTCGCCGGGCCGGCCGGGCAGGGTCAGGAAGGCGCGGAACTCCTCGGGGAAGATGTCGTGCTCGCCCACCGAGAACCACGGCTCGGCGCTGTACTCATCGTCGTCGTGCCGGGCGGCGGGGATCGCGCGGAAGTTGCATTCGGTCAGGAGGCAGAGCTCGTCGTAGTCATAGAAGATCACCCGGCCGTGGCGGGTCACCCCGAAGTTCTTGAGCAGCATGTCGCCGGTGAAGATGTTGGCGGCGGCCAGGTCCTTGATGGCCTGCCCGTAGTCGAGCACGGCGTCGATGGCGTGCGCCTCGTCGGCCTGGCGCAGGTAGAGGTTGAGTGGCGTGACCCGCCGCTCGGTGTAGAGGTGGCGGAAGACCACCTGGTCGCCCTCCGCCTGGATGGTGCTGCCGCACTCGGCCAGCAGCTCCTCCAGGAGCCCGGGGGCGAAGGTGTCGCGGCGGAAGGTGAGGCCCTCGAAGTCCTGGGCGTCGGCGAGGCGGCCCACCCGGTCGCGGACGAAGACCAGCTGGTACTTCTCCATGACCTGGGCCCGGGTGGTGTGCTTGGGCGGCCCGAAGCGGTCCTTGATCAGCTTGAAGACCACGTTGAGCGACGGCAGGGCGAAGACCGCCATCACCAGCCCCTTGTCGCCGGCG encodes:
- a CDS encoding ABC-F family ATP-binding cassette domain-containing protein, with translation MTLLSLGGVAIQYGADPLLTDITCVVSRGERWGLIGRNGGGKTSLFRAITGDLQPAKGGVARAPGLRIALLDQHRDFAGAETVWEAACAAFRPLLALEHSLQEQAHRMSERGDAVTDDDLARYDRDLERFQREGGYEVQARVAAVLHGLGFDPDAAHHQALASLSGGERGRLGLASQLVRPADVLLLDEPTNHLDLETTEWLVDHLRGLDAAAIIISHDRAFLDQVADHILHLESGTGFTYRGNYSSFVAQRAERRMAQDRAYQKQARVIAKEEDFIRRNIAGQKTSQAKGRRRKLARVARLSPPPDDLDTMAVRFRSSGRGGDQVLLADKLRVKVGDRVLLDGFSAVLRRGDVVGLVGPNGAGKSTLLATLLGDRPADAGSVRIGDATEVEVYRQDLAQVPRDKSLFDIVHDLRPSWTRGQVMDHLGRFDFSGDTTLRRAGSLSGGELARVALAMMTLGTANLLVFDEPTNHLDVESIETLEDAIEGYEGSVLLVSHDRALLRGLCSRVWGIEQGRMVDFDGSFEEWEAARAERRRVATEAARGREQERKAREKKEREAAPRPESDRKARQNAVRTATRAVAQAERLVQELEARQAELTTLLADTGLYGTPEGSARAQEMARELDVVRAELADAYTDWEQAAHDLERLDVP
- a CDS encoding esterase-like activity of phytase family protein; the protein is MARSHARIAALLPLVAACAPVPAIPPVPDAGARRVPVPRVAELTTVAGVPVGQGGFGSALAVAGGAWYFLTDRGPNVDLPTEDHKLFAQPGYAPTIGAFRWRDGALEPVRRIALHLPDGRPLSGLPTPKGMGASGEVAVGVDGAQLPPDSNGVDTEGLAVLPDGSFWVSEEYRPSLLHVGPDGTVRERIGPFAGAGRHLPAVLAARRSNRGMEGLALVPGSATLAGLMQGPLDNPKAAGRRSRALRLVMFDTRSGTSRQLVYLLEAPGHRITEIAAVSATRFLVVEIDGKVPGHATDPARFLRIVQVDLAGATDVSDPADGPRGRLFGGRTLEELDADSLAAAGIVPVRKAPLVDLLDPAIAYPYDKPEGLVVVDARTLALVNDDDFGVDADGRGGLGPKRGAGGGVVGNELWLLHLPAPLEGAR